Proteins found in one Paenibacillus wynnii genomic segment:
- a CDS encoding TetR/AcrR family transcriptional regulator, whose protein sequence is MSTGNNIDASSNKDTKQCILNATVELIREQGFSCTSLRKIAAKADINLALVNYHYGSKENLLADAVRELISTFDEAFSALDEDSLPPKVRLKTFFMRYIGKLKEHPGLARQMLDQVPNIMASQDEYMRYCKMMKMQKITSALQEITNEQDEDMLMTMLMQLYGAIAFPVLVASSIHEGQKYCVPMLNLPSIDVQIDGLFEHYFHKYS, encoded by the coding sequence ATGTCCACAGGTAACAACATTGATGCCTCTTCGAATAAGGATACGAAGCAGTGTATATTAAATGCCACCGTTGAGTTAATTCGGGAACAAGGATTCTCATGTACATCTCTTCGGAAAATAGCTGCTAAAGCCGACATTAACCTTGCATTGGTTAATTATCATTACGGTTCCAAGGAGAATTTACTTGCCGATGCCGTTCGTGAACTGATCTCCACCTTCGATGAAGCCTTTAGTGCTCTCGATGAAGATTCCTTACCTCCTAAGGTACGGTTGAAGACTTTTTTTATGCGTTACATCGGGAAGCTTAAAGAGCACCCCGGATTGGCGCGGCAGATGTTAGATCAAGTCCCCAATATCATGGCTTCTCAGGATGAGTATATGCGTTATTGCAAAATGATGAAAATGCAGAAAATCACCAGTGCTTTGCAGGAAATTACAAATGAGCAGGACGAGGATATGCTTATGACCATGCTGATGCAATTATATGGCGCTATCGCATTTCCGGTTCTTGTGGCTTCCTCAATTCATGAGGGGCAGAAATACTGTGTACCTATGCTTAATCTTCCATCTATTGATGTGCAGATCGATGGATTGTTTGAGCATTATTTTCATAAATACAGTTAA